A genome region from Labrus mixtus chromosome 9, fLabMix1.1, whole genome shotgun sequence includes the following:
- the tp53i13 gene encoding uncharacterized protein tp53i13: MSTPLTVTLLVVFWVRWGRSGVSESPNPRCDDGKLYLERDLPMGDDHWDCPVSSQDTSQRHPTVIDTLYDPEPARHICMDSSISYNHTIPNSGAYRPVLAESGEYLYCPPQRWLNNLHHEAVVLLHHPCAPLHERLLLSVLARSCLPHYIITAHKQLNKHTPIALVSWGHTLELSTMATSHVCDWLEKTTSRRNKFVDVSRKYNLLLTSSAETHRRGLEEEPAKLKESLRQCCERTISSLPNGTIEEGEGSQKKRESLKILRDKGTHRHVRASIRGKQKNNKENTTHEFRSNRTSRPPLNRTEDAHNNNDGTLESSAMSRWENRTPSYALGLNKAPSHLKIQNINQSLTRRPSLLLESNVAETALKTDSEKNRLPKAVQQNSHKNISLRRPKPLARFDLQRPTAWIESLVIKSKEGTDSVKHVKHVMTGSKEKHSADSLIKVHEVFKERESEQQQTHRHTHSHNKDEKTGFASKGLPRTPRTEEALWAAAALGFLLVLLTLSVLHTRLYRHWRTSPSLYWHDPKQDYDSVADVIHRRIRLAKRRQKRGRRQECVLLPSSSSSEELV, encoded by the exons ATGTCCACACCGCTCACCGTGACACTGCTTGTCGTGTTTTGGGTCAGGTGGGGTCGGTCCGGTGTTTCAGAGTCCCCTAATCCACGATGTGACGATGGAAAG ctgTATTTAGAGAGGGACCTTCCTATGGGTGATGATCATTGGGACTGTCCAGTGTCCAGTCAG GATACTTCACAGAGACATCCCACTGTCATTGACACACTGTATGATCCTGAG CCAGCCAGGCACATCTGTATGGATTCATCTATTTCATACAACCACACCATCCCAAACAG TGGAGCTTACAGACCAGTACTAGCAGAGAGTGGAGAATACTTGTATTGTCCTCCTCAACGCTGGCTCAATAACTTACAC CATGAAGCTGTTGTTTTGCTTCACCATCCCTGTGCTCCTCTCCATGAGCGTCtacttctgtctgtcctggctCGATCCTGTCTGCCACACTACATCATCACAGCACATAAACAGCTCAATAAGCACACA CCAATAGCCTTGGTGTCCTGGGGTCACACCTTGGAGCTGTCCACCATGGCCACTTCACATGTCTGTGATTGGttggaaaaaacaacatctagGAGAAATAAGTTTGTTGATGTGAGCAGAAAGTATAACCTGTTGTTAACGTCTtcagctgagacacacagacggGGACTCGAGGAAGAGCCAGCTAAACTGAAG GAGTCTCTGAGGCAATGCTGCGAACGGACCATTTCCTCTCTGCCCAATGGAACCATAGAAGAAGGGGAAGggtcacagaagaagagagagagcttaAAGATATTAAGAGACAAAGGGACACACAGGCACGTCAGAGCTAGCATCAGAGggaaacaaaagaacaataaagaaaacactACACATGAATTCAGGTCTAACCGAACCAGCAGACCCCCCCTCAACAGGACAGAGGACGCCCATAACAACAACGATGGCACACTTGAATCATCAGCCATGTCACGGTGGGAGAACAGGACTCCCTCATATGCTCTTGGTCTAAACAAAGCTCCTTCACATCTTAAGATCCAAAATATAAATCAGAGCCTAACACGCAGGCCTTCTCTTCTTCTGGAGTCCAATGTGGCTGAAACTGCACTCAAAACTGATTCTGAAAAAAACAGGCTACCCAAAGCAGTTCAACAGAACAGTCATAAAAACATCAGCCTGAGAAGACCAAAACCCTTAGCTAGGTTTGATTTACAAAGGCCTACTGCCTGGATTGAATCCCTGGTCATCAAGTCAAAAGAAGGTACAGACTCTGTGAAACATGTGAAACATGTTATGACAGGGTCCAAAGAGAAACACTCAGCAGACAGTTTGATAAAAGTTCATGAagtttttaaagagagagagtcggagcagcagcaaacacacagacacacacactcacacaacaaagATGAGAAGACTGGCTTTGCGAGTAAGGGGTTGCCAAGGACCCCCAGGACTGAGGAGGCGCTgtgggcagcagcagcactcgGCTTCCTCCTGGTTCTCCTCACCCTGTCAGTGCTTCACACACGCCTCTACCGTCACTGGAGGACATCACCCAGTCTGTACTGGCATGACCCAAAGCAGGACTATGACAGTGTAGCAG ATGTGATCCACAGGAGGATACGACTTGCAAAGAGGAGGCAGAAAAGGGGCAGGAGACAGGAGTGTGTTCTTCTGCCGAGCTCCTCCAGTTCAGAAGAACTTGTATAG